The Euphorbia lathyris chromosome 3, ddEupLath1.1, whole genome shotgun sequence genome contains a region encoding:
- the LOC136223546 gene encoding ABC transporter F family member 1 isoform X2 produces MPRLITRNFEYKLVHPFGHSSTEIESLSVTFHGHDLIVDTILELNYGRRYGLLGLNGCGKSTLLTSIGCRELPIPDHMDIYHLSREIDASDMTALESVISCDEERLKLEKEVEMLAAQDDGGGESLDRIYERLEALDASTAEKRAAEILFGLGFNKQMQAKKTRDFSGGWRMRIALARALFMNPTILLLDEPTNHLDLEACVWLEETLKKFDRILVVVSHSQDFLNGVCTNIIHMQSKTLKIYSGNYDQYVQTRSELEENQMKQYKWEQEQISSMKEYIARFGHGSAKLARQAQSKEKTLAKMERGGLTEKVARDKVLVFRFVDVGKLPPPVLQFVEVSFGYTPDNLIYKNLDFGVDLDSRVALVGPNGAGKSTLLKLMTGELGPCDGMVRRHNHLRIAQYHQHLAEKLDMEMSALLYMIREYPGNEEEKMRAAIGRFGLTGKAQVMPMKNLSDGQRSRVIFAWLAFRQPQLLLLDEPTNHLDIETIDSLAEALNEWDGGLVLVSHDFRLINQVAHEIWICENQAVTPWEGDIMQFKAHLKKKAGLSD; encoded by the exons ATGCCACGATTAATTACTAGAAATTTTGAATATAAGCTTGTTCATCCTTTTGGGCACTCCTCAACGGAG aTTGAGTCTTTATCAGTTACCTTCCATGGACATGACCTCATTGTTGATACCATCCTTGAGCTTAATTATGGCAG ACGATATGGATTGCTTGGATTAAATGGATGTGGAAAATCAACACTCTTAACTTCAATAGGGTGTCGTGAACTACCAATTCCAGACCACATGGACATATATCACCTCTCAAGAGAAATTGATGCTTCTGACATGACTGCGCTTGAGTCTGTGATTAGCTGTGATGAGGAGAGGTTGAAATTGGAGAAGGAAGTTGAGATGTTAGCTGCACAG GATGATGGAGGTGGAGAGTCTCTTGATAGAATCTATGAACGATTGGAGGCTTTGGATGCATCAACTGCAGAAAAACGTGCTGCTGAGATCTTGTTTGGTCTTGGTTTTAACAAGCAGATGCAGGCGAAGAAAACCAGAGATTTTTCTGGTGGTTGGAGAATGAGGATTGCATTGGCCCGGGCTCTGTTCATGAATCCTACAATCCTCTTACTTGATGAACCTACAAATCATCTGG ATTTGGAAGCCTGTGTGTGGTTGGAGGAGACCCTGAAGAAGTTTGATCGCATCCTGGTTGTGGTGTCACATTCCCAGGATTTCTTGAATGGTGTCTGCACAAATATTATACACATGCAAAGTAAGACATTGAAGATCTACTCTGGGAATTATGATCAATATGTTCAGACACGTTCTGAACTGGAGGAGAATCAAATGAAGCAGTACAAGTGGGAACAAGAGCAGATTTCTTCAATGAAGGAATACATTGCTAGATTTGGGCATGGTTCTGCAAAATTAGCTCGACAAGCACAGAGCAAGGAGAAAACTCTTGCAAAAATGGAGCGTGGTGGGCTTACAGAGAAAGTAGCAAGAGACAAGGTTTTGGTCTTTCGATTTGTGGATGTTGGGAAGCTTCCACCACCTGTCCTTCAGTTTGTTGAAGTTTCCTTTGGTTACACACCTGACAATCTCATATACAAAAATCTCGACTTTGGGGTTGATTTGGATTCTAGGGTTGCTTTGGTGGGGCCCAATGGTGCTGGTAAGAGTACACTGCTGAAGCTTATGACTGGGGAGTTGGGACCTTGTGATGGCATGGTTAGACGTCACAATCACTTGAGGATTGCTCAGTATCATCAGCACTTGGCTGAGAAACTAGACATGGAAATGTCTGCCTTGCTATATATGATAAGGGAGTATCCAGGGAATGAGGAAGAAAAAATGAGAGCTGCAATCGGGAGGTTTGGATTGACTGGGAAAGCTCAAGTGATGCCCATGAAGAATTTGTCTGATGGGCAAAGGAGCAGGGTGATATTTGCTTGGCTAGCCTTTAGGCAACCTCAATTGCTGCTATTGGATGAACCGACGAATCATTTGGATATTGAGACTATAGACTCGCTGGCTGAAGCATTGAATGAATGGGATGGAGGTCTGGTTCTAGTTAGTCACGATTTCAGGCTTATAAACCAGGTAGCACATGAAATATGGATTTGTGAAAATCAAGCAGTAACTCCATGGGAGGGTGATATTATGCAATTTAAGGCGCACCTGAAGAAAAAGGCTGGCTTGTCTGATTAA
- the LOC136223547 gene encoding uncharacterized protein: MTVLKRYVLRMFISLKYITANVVDRNNGRIVATASTVEHSIKNTIECGSRYCNAKAAAVVGEVLAMRLKVEGLEHGHGRGIRVDVNKEIEKKGFKNSTKIWAIVNGLKNNGVKVILDDNDCITSNRTIFP; the protein is encoded by the coding sequence ATGACAGTATTGAAAAGGTATGTGTTGAGGATGTTTATATCATTGAAGTACATAACTGCAAATGTGGTGGACAGAAACAATGGAAGAATAGTAGCAACTGCATCAACAGTTGAACATTCAATAAAGAACACAATTGAATGCGGCAGTAGGTATTGCAATGCCAAGGCAGCAGCTGTTGTAGGGGAGGTGTTGGCTATGCGACTAAAGGTAGAGGGTCTCGAACATGGACATGGAAGAGGAATTCGTGTCGATGTGAACAAAGAGATTGAGAAAAAAGGTTTTAAAAACAGCACCAAGATCTGGGCTATTGTTAATGGCCTTAAAAACAATGGTGTTAAAGTTATCTTGGATGATAACGATTGTATAACATCTAATAGAACAATTTTTCCATGA
- the LOC136223546 gene encoding ABC transporter F family member 1 isoform X1, translating into MVSDASKKKAAQKKAAAAAKRGGKAASAAASSKVAAAAADNGSVDKLSNGVDALQISDRTCTGVLCSHPLSRDIRIESLSVTFHGHDLIVDTILELNYGRRYGLLGLNGCGKSTLLTSIGCRELPIPDHMDIYHLSREIDASDMTALESVISCDEERLKLEKEVEMLAAQDDGGGESLDRIYERLEALDASTAEKRAAEILFGLGFNKQMQAKKTRDFSGGWRMRIALARALFMNPTILLLDEPTNHLDLEACVWLEETLKKFDRILVVVSHSQDFLNGVCTNIIHMQSKTLKIYSGNYDQYVQTRSELEENQMKQYKWEQEQISSMKEYIARFGHGSAKLARQAQSKEKTLAKMERGGLTEKVARDKVLVFRFVDVGKLPPPVLQFVEVSFGYTPDNLIYKNLDFGVDLDSRVALVGPNGAGKSTLLKLMTGELGPCDGMVRRHNHLRIAQYHQHLAEKLDMEMSALLYMIREYPGNEEEKMRAAIGRFGLTGKAQVMPMKNLSDGQRSRVIFAWLAFRQPQLLLLDEPTNHLDIETIDSLAEALNEWDGGLVLVSHDFRLINQVAHEIWICENQAVTPWEGDIMQFKAHLKKKAGLSD; encoded by the exons ATGGTGTCCGACGCTAGCAAAAAGAAGGCTGCGCAGAAGAAGGCGGCTGCTGCTGCTAAAAGAGGTGGAAAGGCAGCTTCTGCAGCTGCGTCGTCTAAAGTAGCTGCTGCGGCAGCCGATAATGGAAGTGTTGACAAGTTGTCGAACGGGGTTGATGCGCTTCAGATATCGGATCGAACTTGTACTGGTGTGCTTTGTTCGCATCCTCTTTCTAGGGATATTCGC aTTGAGTCTTTATCAGTTACCTTCCATGGACATGACCTCATTGTTGATACCATCCTTGAGCTTAATTATGGCAG ACGATATGGATTGCTTGGATTAAATGGATGTGGAAAATCAACACTCTTAACTTCAATAGGGTGTCGTGAACTACCAATTCCAGACCACATGGACATATATCACCTCTCAAGAGAAATTGATGCTTCTGACATGACTGCGCTTGAGTCTGTGATTAGCTGTGATGAGGAGAGGTTGAAATTGGAGAAGGAAGTTGAGATGTTAGCTGCACAG GATGATGGAGGTGGAGAGTCTCTTGATAGAATCTATGAACGATTGGAGGCTTTGGATGCATCAACTGCAGAAAAACGTGCTGCTGAGATCTTGTTTGGTCTTGGTTTTAACAAGCAGATGCAGGCGAAGAAAACCAGAGATTTTTCTGGTGGTTGGAGAATGAGGATTGCATTGGCCCGGGCTCTGTTCATGAATCCTACAATCCTCTTACTTGATGAACCTACAAATCATCTGG ATTTGGAAGCCTGTGTGTGGTTGGAGGAGACCCTGAAGAAGTTTGATCGCATCCTGGTTGTGGTGTCACATTCCCAGGATTTCTTGAATGGTGTCTGCACAAATATTATACACATGCAAAGTAAGACATTGAAGATCTACTCTGGGAATTATGATCAATATGTTCAGACACGTTCTGAACTGGAGGAGAATCAAATGAAGCAGTACAAGTGGGAACAAGAGCAGATTTCTTCAATGAAGGAATACATTGCTAGATTTGGGCATGGTTCTGCAAAATTAGCTCGACAAGCACAGAGCAAGGAGAAAACTCTTGCAAAAATGGAGCGTGGTGGGCTTACAGAGAAAGTAGCAAGAGACAAGGTTTTGGTCTTTCGATTTGTGGATGTTGGGAAGCTTCCACCACCTGTCCTTCAGTTTGTTGAAGTTTCCTTTGGTTACACACCTGACAATCTCATATACAAAAATCTCGACTTTGGGGTTGATTTGGATTCTAGGGTTGCTTTGGTGGGGCCCAATGGTGCTGGTAAGAGTACACTGCTGAAGCTTATGACTGGGGAGTTGGGACCTTGTGATGGCATGGTTAGACGTCACAATCACTTGAGGATTGCTCAGTATCATCAGCACTTGGCTGAGAAACTAGACATGGAAATGTCTGCCTTGCTATATATGATAAGGGAGTATCCAGGGAATGAGGAAGAAAAAATGAGAGCTGCAATCGGGAGGTTTGGATTGACTGGGAAAGCTCAAGTGATGCCCATGAAGAATTTGTCTGATGGGCAAAGGAGCAGGGTGATATTTGCTTGGCTAGCCTTTAGGCAACCTCAATTGCTGCTATTGGATGAACCGACGAATCATTTGGATATTGAGACTATAGACTCGCTGGCTGAAGCATTGAATGAATGGGATGGAGGTCTGGTTCTAGTTAGTCACGATTTCAGGCTTATAAACCAGGTAGCACATGAAATATGGATTTGTGAAAATCAAGCAGTAACTCCATGGGAGGGTGATATTATGCAATTTAAGGCGCACCTGAAGAAAAAGGCTGGCTTGTCTGATTAA